One region of Niallia sp. Man26 genomic DNA includes:
- a CDS encoding amidase, whose product MKKLVILFLVVGLMLPAINANAAESSKTNATWIWNPWSLTSAAGQNKIISFLVKNQVTDVYLQVDQDVARKVYQQFITKATNNKISVHALDGAPKWALDGGQSYADSLFQWVKSYQKNSTENQRFTGVHLDVEPYILKEWNTDRADVVLAYQKLIKRSGQLSNNLNLEFSIDIPFWFDEITFANTYGKSNLAKWAIKNSDFATIMAYRNAAAGINGINALVKTEVQYAKDFGKAINIGVETGESSEGANISFYEKSKSYMKGELAKVAKAYPQENINFAVHYIETWMQMK is encoded by the coding sequence ATGAAGAAACTAGTCATTCTTTTTCTGGTGGTGGGATTAATGCTGCCTGCTATTAATGCAAATGCTGCAGAAAGCAGTAAAACAAATGCTACTTGGATTTGGAATCCATGGTCATTAACATCAGCAGCTGGTCAAAATAAAATCATTAGTTTCCTAGTGAAAAATCAGGTAACGGATGTTTATTTGCAGGTTGACCAAGATGTTGCACGGAAGGTATATCAACAATTTATTACTAAAGCGACTAATAATAAAATCAGTGTTCATGCATTAGATGGTGCACCGAAATGGGCGTTGGACGGCGGTCAAAGTTATGCTGACAGCTTGTTTCAATGGGTGAAAAGCTATCAAAAAAACAGTACGGAAAATCAACGTTTTACAGGTGTTCATCTAGATGTAGAACCATATATTTTGAAAGAATGGAATACAGACAGAGCTGACGTTGTATTAGCATATCAAAAATTAATCAAACGCAGCGGACAACTAAGCAATAACTTAAACCTTGAGTTTAGTATAGACATTCCTTTTTGGTTTGATGAAATAACATTTGCCAATACGTATGGGAAAAGCAATCTTGCAAAATGGGCTATTAAAAACAGTGATTTTGCCACAATTATGGCATACAGAAATGCAGCAGCAGGAATCAATGGTATTAATGCTCTTGTAAAAACAGAAGTGCAATATGCGAAAGACTTTGGCAAAGCAATCAATATTGGTGTTGAAACAGGAGAGTCTTCTGAGGGAGCAAATATAAGCTTTTATGAAAAGAGTAAGTCTTATATGAAAGGTGAGCTTGCGAAGGTAGCTAAAGCGTATCCACAAGAAAATATAAACTTTGCAGTCCATTATATTGAAACATGGATGCAAATGAAATGA
- a CDS encoding CBO0543 family protein has product MNTQQKSLLEELKKDEWSHSKEWFEYWLGYSGPDHWQFWIGLALLIVPLIAFFLLINKRNALQLGFYGYNVHVFFTYIDLYGANNGYWFYPYKVLPILPSSFALDVSFVPVFFSFIYQWSQAKQKNYYVWSIILSAVFAFVLKPLFVAIGMFEFGKGANYLHLFIGYVIVALTAKWMTNLFLYFEKKAKVQHS; this is encoded by the coding sequence ATGAATACACAGCAAAAAAGTCTGCTTGAAGAATTAAAAAAAGATGAATGGAGTCACTCTAAAGAGTGGTTTGAATATTGGCTCGGCTATTCAGGACCAGATCACTGGCAGTTTTGGATTGGACTTGCTCTTTTAATAGTGCCGTTAATTGCTTTTTTTCTATTGATAAATAAGCGTAATGCCCTCCAGCTCGGCTTCTATGGATACAATGTTCATGTGTTCTTTACCTATATCGATTTATATGGCGCTAATAATGGTTATTGGTTTTATCCATATAAGGTGCTGCCAATCCTTCCATCCAGCTTTGCATTGGACGTCTCATTTGTACCGGTGTTTTTTAGCTTCATATATCAGTGGTCTCAAGCAAAACAAAAGAATTATTATGTATGGTCAATAATATTATCTGCTGTTTTCGCATTTGTTTTAAAACCTTTGTTTGTTGCTATTGGCATGTTCGAGTTTGGCAAAGGTGCAAATTACCTTCATCTATTTATTGGCTATGTTATTGTTGCCTTAACAGCAAAATGGATGACAAATCTGTTCTTGTATTTTGAAAAAAAAGCCAAAGTTCAGCATTCCTAA
- a CDS encoding MarR family transcriptional regulator, whose product MTNTNRNVKLGVLLWFRLSRFYNKSNRKSNQHLKEFGLNVAQLDLLAQIGHNKSISQQELADKLLVSKGNIAQLLKKMEEQNLIERKQEWKTKYVSLTEKGTKLYSEVIPQQEMFQAAQFDALTDTEKKQLLHLLKKIQK is encoded by the coding sequence ATGACGAATACAAACAGAAATGTAAAGCTAGGCGTATTGTTATGGTTCCGGCTTTCCCGGTTTTATAACAAAAGCAACAGAAAAAGCAACCAGCACTTGAAAGAATTCGGACTGAACGTTGCACAGCTGGATTTGCTGGCGCAAATTGGTCATAATAAATCTATTTCCCAGCAAGAGCTTGCAGATAAATTACTTGTTTCAAAAGGGAATATTGCTCAGCTTTTAAAGAAGATGGAGGAGCAGAACCTGATTGAAAGAAAACAGGAATGGAAAACGAAATACGTATCGCTCACAGAAAAAGGAACTAAGCTGTACAGCGAAGTGATTCCTCAACAAGAGATGTTTCAAGCGGCTCAATTTGATGCATTAACAGATACGGAAAAAAAGCAGCTGCTTCATCTGTTAAAAAAAATTCAGAAATAG
- a CDS encoding exodeoxyribonuclease III produces MKLVTWNVNGIRACVKKGFLDFFHEIDADIFCIQESKLQEGQIQLDLEGYHQFWNYAERKGYSGTAVFTKQEPISVTYGIGEDFEELEGRAITLEFPEFFLLNVYTPNSKRDLSRLGYRIEWEKQLKTYIKELDAVKPVIYCGDLNVAHQAIDLKNPKSNLGNSGFTVEERGEMTSLLDSGYIDSFRYLYPDRGDVYTWWSYMAKVRERNIGWRIDYFILSERLKDRLIDTEIHCDVMGSDHCPVMLQINI; encoded by the coding sequence ATGAAATTAGTAACATGGAATGTGAACGGCATAAGAGCATGTGTAAAAAAGGGCTTCTTAGACTTTTTTCATGAAATAGATGCAGATATATTTTGTATACAAGAATCAAAGCTGCAGGAAGGCCAAATACAGTTAGACTTAGAAGGCTATCATCAGTTTTGGAATTATGCGGAGCGAAAAGGCTACTCCGGCACAGCTGTATTTACAAAACAGGAGCCAATCAGTGTCACTTACGGCATTGGGGAAGACTTTGAGGAATTAGAAGGAAGAGCTATTACACTAGAATTCCCTGAATTTTTTTTGCTGAACGTGTATACACCCAACTCGAAAAGAGACTTAAGCCGACTTGGATATAGAATCGAATGGGAAAAACAGCTAAAAACCTATATAAAAGAACTTGATGCCGTTAAACCGGTTATCTACTGTGGGGACTTAAATGTGGCCCATCAGGCCATCGATTTAAAAAACCCAAAATCAAATCTCGGCAATTCCGGCTTCACAGTGGAGGAGCGGGGAGAAATGACGAGCCTGCTTGATTCAGGCTATATTGACAGCTTCCGCTATCTGTATCCAGACAGAGGTGATGTTTATACTTGGTGGTCTTATATGGCAAAAGTGAGAGAGCGGAATATCGGCTGGAGAATCGATTATTTTATCCTGTCTGAACGTTTAAAAGATAGACTGATAGATACAGAAATTCATTGTGATGTCATGGGCAGTGATCATTGTCCGGTAATGTTGCAAATAAATATTTGA
- a CDS encoding MBL fold metallo-hydrolase — MKIATDVYGYRTAIANIAFISGLGKNKDEWVLVDAGVPYSAKFILKYASTLFGSKKPKAIVLTHGHFDHIGALPVLLKEWDVPIYAHHEEMPYLTGEKEYPRPTPFIVKGLMSFLSPFYPRDGIGLHSNLREIETGTELEFMQGWEGIHTPGHTKGHISLYRKEDGLMLAGDAFVTVKQESLLAVLTQKEEIHGPPAYFTPNRAESRESIIKLAKLEPSTIYTGHGKPLYGKEQIAKGLYQLIRHYDVGFAESPTVV; from the coding sequence ATGAAAATAGCCACAGATGTATATGGATACAGAACAGCTATCGCAAATATCGCATTCATTTCTGGACTGGGCAAAAATAAAGATGAATGGGTACTGGTTGATGCAGGGGTGCCGTATTCTGCTAAATTTATCTTGAAATATGCTTCCACGTTATTTGGCAGCAAGAAGCCAAAAGCAATCGTATTAACACATGGCCACTTTGATCATATCGGGGCATTGCCGGTTTTGCTTAAAGAGTGGGATGTACCAATATATGCCCATCACGAGGAGATGCCATATTTAACAGGAGAGAAGGAGTATCCAAGACCAACACCATTTATTGTTAAAGGACTAATGTCGTTTTTATCGCCGTTTTATCCCCGTGATGGTATTGGGCTTCACTCTAATTTACGTGAAATAGAAACTGGCACAGAGTTAGAATTCATGCAGGGCTGGGAGGGCATTCATACACCAGGGCATACGAAAGGACATATATCGTTATACAGAAAAGAAGATGGACTGATGCTGGCAGGAGATGCTTTTGTTACCGTTAAACAAGAGTCATTACTTGCTGTATTAACGCAAAAAGAAGAGATACATGGACCTCCTGCTTACTTTACACCAAACCGTGCAGAAAGCAGAGAATCAATCATTAAACTGGCAAAACTAGAGCCAAGCACCATTTATACAGGTCATGGAAAACCGCTATACGGTAAAGAGCAAATTGCTAAAGGTCTTTATCAGCTTATTCGCCATTATGATGTTGGTTTTGCTGAATCGCCAACCGTTGTATAA
- a CDS encoding acryloyl-CoA reductase: protein MIDSFKAVVVDKKDEDFSLKVDQVSLDNLSEGNVLIEVHYSGINYKDGLASVPNGKIVRSFPHIPGIDLAGIVVSSDDERYQKGDKVIATSYEIGVSHSGGYSQYANIPADWIVPLPDGLTLKEAMIVGTAGFTAGLSIQRLEENGLTPENGKVLVTGATGGVGSFGLAMLAKLGYKVDASTGKQSEHTYLQTIGADSIISRTDIYDGKLKALDKQQWAAAIDPVGGSTLAAITSKLLYNGSVAVSGLTGGGDVPATVYPFILRGVNILGIDSVYCPMETRKKVWNRIATDLKPADLTQFISSEVTLEELPSVLPTILEGSVRGRIIVNIKG from the coding sequence ATGATAGATTCATTTAAAGCAGTAGTTGTAGATAAAAAAGACGAGGATTTTTCTTTAAAAGTGGACCAAGTCAGCCTAGATAACTTATCAGAAGGAAATGTTCTTATTGAGGTTCATTATTCTGGAATAAACTATAAAGATGGACTTGCAAGTGTACCAAACGGCAAAATCGTCCGTTCCTTTCCACATATTCCAGGCATTGATCTAGCAGGCATTGTAGTCTCATCTGATGATGAACGCTATCAAAAAGGCGATAAAGTTATTGCCACAAGCTATGAGATTGGCGTATCGCACAGCGGCGGATACAGTCAATATGCAAATATCCCTGCAGATTGGATTGTGCCCCTTCCAGATGGCCTTACATTAAAAGAAGCAATGATTGTTGGGACAGCAGGCTTCACTGCAGGCTTAAGCATTCAACGACTTGAAGAAAACGGCTTGACTCCTGAAAATGGCAAAGTACTCGTAACAGGTGCAACAGGTGGTGTCGGAAGCTTTGGTCTGGCAATGCTTGCAAAGCTGGGCTATAAGGTCGATGCAAGTACAGGCAAGCAATCGGAGCATACATATTTACAAACTATAGGTGCTGACAGCATCATTTCCCGCACAGATATTTATGACGGCAAGTTGAAAGCCCTTGATAAACAACAGTGGGCTGCTGCCATCGACCCTGTTGGTGGAAGCACATTAGCTGCGATCACAAGCAAGCTTCTTTATAACGGCTCGGTAGCTGTGAGCGGCTTAACAGGCGGCGGTGATGTCCCGGCAACAGTATATCCTTTTATTTTAAGAGGTGTTAATATACTGGGGATAGATTCTGTCTACTGCCCGATGGAAACAAGAAAAAAGGTTTGGAACCGAATCGCTACAGACTTAAAACCAGCTGATTTAACCCAATTTATTTCAAGTGAAGTAACGCTCGAAGAGCTTCCTTCTGTCTTGCCAACCATCTTGGAAGGCTCTGTACGCGGAAGAATAATTGTTAACATTAAAGGATAA